Proteins from a single region of Pseudodesulfovibrio portus:
- a CDS encoding SDR family oxidoreductase, whose amino-acid sequence MADGPVLVLGSTGYVGGRLVPLLLERGHRVRAAGRSVDKIRARSWGDKVEAVRADMHDPESLKQAAQGCSAAFYLVHSMSRPSRDFAAQERDAAYNMVTAAQSSGLERIIYLGGLGEDFEDQPLSKHLKSRAEVGRILALGPAKVTVLRAAQIIGSGSSSFELVRYLADRLPVMITPRWVRTRTQPIAIRNVLGYLAGCLENEATAGLTLDIGGPDVLSYAELFQLYAEVAGIPRRHLLPSPFISPRLSSFWVSLVTPVPMSLGRSLIEGLRNEVVCRDNHIRDLIPQELLSCREAIRRALEKTEQQTVETCLFDVGSACMPEWASVDDPSYAGGTRFEMGYSARLQGDPSKVWGVVQRIGGEQGWYYGDALWRLRGLVDRLLAGPGMKPGRPKGHEGLRVGDALDFWRVIASDEGRRLLLLAEMRLPGEALLEFKLDSQWDNAVDLSMTAKFLPRGLTGILYWYAMYPFHVLLFKNIIKNISALAGTHLYEPPRRVH is encoded by the coding sequence ATGGCTGACGGCCCGGTTCTGGTTCTCGGTTCCACGGGATACGTGGGCGGAAGGCTGGTGCCGCTCCTGCTGGAGCGGGGGCACCGGGTGCGCGCCGCAGGCCGCAGCGTGGACAAGATCCGGGCGCGGTCCTGGGGCGACAAGGTGGAGGCCGTGCGCGCGGACATGCACGACCCCGAAAGCCTCAAGCAGGCCGCGCAGGGATGCTCCGCAGCATTCTACCTGGTCCACTCCATGAGCCGCCCGAGCCGCGACTTCGCGGCACAGGAGCGCGACGCCGCCTACAACATGGTCACCGCGGCCCAGTCCTCGGGACTCGAACGGATCATCTACCTCGGCGGCCTGGGCGAGGACTTCGAGGACCAGCCCCTTTCCAAGCATTTGAAATCCCGTGCCGAGGTCGGACGCATCCTCGCCCTTGGCCCGGCCAAAGTGACCGTACTCCGGGCCGCCCAGATCATCGGATCGGGATCGTCCTCCTTCGAACTGGTCCGCTACCTGGCGGACCGGCTGCCGGTCATGATCACCCCCCGGTGGGTGCGCACCAGGACCCAGCCCATCGCCATCCGCAACGTGCTCGGCTACCTGGCAGGCTGCCTGGAGAACGAGGCCACGGCCGGGCTGACCCTGGACATCGGCGGGCCGGACGTCCTGTCCTACGCCGAACTCTTCCAGCTCTATGCCGAGGTGGCAGGCATTCCCCGGCGGCATCTCCTGCCCTCGCCGTTCATCTCCCCCCGGCTGTCCTCCTTCTGGGTGTCACTGGTCACCCCCGTGCCCATGTCCCTTGGCCGCTCCCTCATCGAAGGGCTGCGCAACGAGGTGGTCTGCCGCGACAACCACATCCGCGACCTGATTCCCCAGGAACTCCTGTCCTGTCGCGAAGCCATCCGCCGCGCCCTGGAAAAGACCGAGCAGCAGACCGTGGAGACCTGCCTGTTCGACGTGGGCAGCGCGTGCATGCCCGAGTGGGCGTCCGTGGACGACCCGTCCTATGCGGGCGGCACCCGGTTCGAGATGGGCTACTCGGCCCGGCTCCAGGGGGACCCGTCCAAGGTCTGGGGGGTGGTCCAGCGCATCGGCGGCGAACAGGGATGGTACTACGGCGACGCGCTGTGGCGGCTCAGGGGGCTCGTCGACCGGCTCCTGGCCGGGCCGGGCATGAAGCCGGGCCGCCCCAAGGGGCACGAAGGCCTGCGGGTGGGCGACGCCCTGGACTTCTGGCGGGTCATCGCCTCGGACGAGGGGCGGAGGCTCCTGCTCCTGGCCGAGATGCGGCTGCCCGGCGAAGCGCTCCTGGAATTCAAGCTCGACTCCCAGTGGGACAACGCCGTGGACCTGTCCATGACCGCCAAGTTCCTGCCGCGCGGGTTGACCGGCATCCTCTACTGGTACGCCATGTATCCCTTCCACGTCCTGCTCTTCAAGAACATCATCAAGAACATCTCCGCGCTGGCCGGAACCCACCTCTACGAGCCGCCGCGCAGGGTGCACTAG
- the cbiD gene encoding cobalt-precorrin-5B (C(1))-methyltransferase CbiD translates to MAAQLRTGRTTGSCATAAAMAGTVFLLTGGRPDAICVPLPPGGTLTVPVERYEPGNNTVRVTVIKDGGDDPDATHGCEIQAVVTLDRESPGALSVAVDGGRGVGHATLPGLPVAVGSAAINPEPLKQIEEGVRMAARGMKTGRISVLVEVPEGETIAGKTMNARLGIVGGISILGTQGIVQPYSHESWKATIDEGLDVARAQGLTSAVFTTGRRSERFFLKANPGTPRLACIQAADFFAHAMRAVAERGFTRVTWSVFFGKLVKQAQGLEYTHAGTHAVDFNRLADRCAEAGVDGLLLPEIRHANTAVQVLNMLTDPPVRRQLITLLAHSAQKAAEAFSGGRVQVDYTVFDFEGTRLK, encoded by the coding sequence ATGGCCGCGCAGTTGCGAACCGGACGGACCACAGGCAGTTGCGCCACGGCTGCGGCCATGGCCGGAACGGTGTTCCTGCTCACGGGCGGACGACCGGACGCCATCTGCGTCCCGCTCCCGCCCGGCGGAACCCTGACCGTGCCGGTCGAACGCTATGAGCCGGGAAACAACACCGTGCGCGTGACCGTCATCAAGGACGGGGGTGACGACCCGGACGCCACCCACGGGTGCGAAATCCAGGCCGTGGTCACCCTGGACCGGGAGAGTCCCGGCGCGCTGTCCGTGGCAGTGGACGGCGGCAGGGGCGTGGGCCACGCCACCCTGCCCGGCCTGCCCGTGGCCGTGGGGTCTGCCGCCATCAACCCGGAGCCGCTGAAACAGATCGAGGAAGGCGTGCGGATGGCCGCCCGCGGCATGAAGACCGGCCGCATTTCCGTGCTCGTCGAGGTGCCCGAAGGCGAAACCATCGCCGGGAAAACCATGAACGCGCGCCTGGGCATTGTCGGCGGCATCTCCATCCTCGGCACCCAGGGGATCGTCCAGCCCTATTCCCACGAGTCGTGGAAGGCGACCATCGACGAGGGATTGGATGTGGCCCGGGCCCAGGGCCTCACCAGCGCGGTCTTCACCACAGGCAGGCGCTCGGAACGATTTTTCCTGAAGGCCAACCCGGGGACGCCCCGGCTGGCCTGCATCCAGGCGGCGGACTTCTTCGCCCATGCCATGCGCGCGGTCGCCGAACGCGGCTTCACCCGCGTCACCTGGTCGGTCTTCTTCGGCAAGCTGGTCAAGCAGGCCCAGGGGTTGGAATACACCCACGCCGGGACCCACGCCGTGGACTTCAACCGGCTGGCGGACCGGTGCGCCGAGGCCGGTGTGGACGGCCTCCTGCTCCCGGAAATCCGCCACGCCAACACCGCCGTGCAGGTCCTGAACATGCTGACCGACCCCCCGGTCCGCCGCCAACTGATCACCCTCCTGGCCCACAGCGCCCAAAAGGCGGCGGAAGCGTTCTCCGGCGGCCGGGTGCAGGTGGATTACACCGTCTTCGACTTCGAGGGCACCCGACTCAAATGA
- the fsa gene encoding fructose-6-phosphate aldolase, with protein MEFFLDTANLDQIKEVRELGLLDGVTTNPTLMSREGGDWREQAALICEAVDGPVSLEVIGTSAGEMIKEAKDLVSFGPNVVVKIPMIPEGLKALKELTERGIKTNVTLVFSPNQALLAAKLGATYVSPFVGRLDALGQSGMEGVNQMRTIFDNYGFATKILVASVRHPMHVLDSGLIGADVVTLPYSTILQLMHHPLTDKGLAAFLADWEAFQKGN; from the coding sequence ATGGAATTCTTTCTCGATACGGCCAATCTGGATCAGATAAAGGAAGTCAGGGAACTCGGTCTGCTCGACGGCGTGACCACCAACCCGACGCTCATGTCCCGCGAGGGCGGCGACTGGCGCGAACAGGCCGCGCTCATCTGCGAAGCCGTGGACGGCCCTGTTTCCCTCGAGGTCATCGGCACCTCCGCCGGGGAGATGATCAAGGAGGCCAAGGATCTCGTCTCATTCGGCCCCAACGTGGTGGTCAAGATTCCCATGATCCCCGAAGGACTCAAGGCGCTCAAGGAACTGACCGAGCGCGGGATCAAGACCAACGTGACCCTGGTCTTCTCCCCCAACCAGGCGCTGCTGGCCGCCAAGCTCGGGGCCACCTACGTCTCCCCGTTCGTGGGCCGCCTGGACGCCCTGGGCCAGTCCGGCATGGAGGGCGTGAACCAGATGCGGACCATCTTCGACAACTACGGCTTCGCCACCAAGATTCTGGTGGCCTCGGTGCGCCACCCCATGCACGTCCTGGATTCCGGCCTCATCGGCGCTGACGTGGTCACCCTGCCGTACTCCACCATCCTGCAGCTCATGCACCACCCCCTGACGGACAAGGGGCTGGCGGCTTTCCTGGCCGACTGGGAGGCTTTCCAGAAGGGGAACTAG
- the cbiE gene encoding precorrin-6y C5,15-methyltransferase (decarboxylating) subunit CbiE — MPLTQPVRVIGLTPGSLHLPEHAQRFLADAHLVVGGKRVLDAVPSGLIPDSAAVRTVSGPLPPLFDAIRKAMGKGLNVVVLADGDPLFFGIGKRLGEEIGRENLLVTPNVSTLQLAAARLGLPWQEMDFVSLHGRDDFSPLYASLVRADLIAVFTDATNTPAEVARALLERGADCFSMTVLEDLGTPEERVRPLALPETWGMDFSDLNLVILERQYPPEIELTLGIPDHYYLHQKNLITKLPVRAAGLAHLNVEPGSTVWDLGAGCGSVSIEASHLARRGRVFAVERHKTRAAMIRENIRRTGAWLVETILGEMPDVLEGLPAPDRVFIGGGLGGESNRDSALLEVACDRLAARGRIVAHCILLDTLHAAKAHFDRLGWHFGVTQLQASATDSLAGDLRFKAQNPVFVLWAEKP, encoded by the coding sequence ATGCCACTCACGCAACCCGTCCGCGTCATCGGGCTGACCCCCGGTTCGCTCCATCTTCCCGAACACGCACAGCGTTTCCTCGCCGACGCCCATCTGGTGGTGGGCGGCAAGCGGGTGCTCGACGCCGTGCCTTCCGGGCTGATTCCCGACAGCGCAGCCGTGCGGACCGTTTCCGGCCCCCTGCCTCCCCTGTTCGACGCCATCCGCAAGGCCATGGGCAAGGGGTTGAACGTGGTGGTGCTGGCCGACGGCGACCCGCTCTTCTTCGGCATCGGCAAACGGCTGGGCGAGGAGATCGGGCGCGAGAACCTGCTGGTCACGCCCAACGTCTCCACCCTGCAGCTGGCTGCGGCCCGACTCGGGCTGCCGTGGCAGGAGATGGACTTCGTCTCCCTGCACGGGCGCGACGACTTCTCGCCGCTGTACGCCTCCCTGGTGCGCGCGGACCTGATCGCCGTCTTCACCGACGCGACCAACACCCCGGCCGAGGTGGCCCGCGCATTGCTCGAACGGGGTGCGGACTGTTTTTCCATGACCGTGCTGGAGGACCTCGGCACGCCGGAGGAGCGCGTCCGGCCCCTGGCACTGCCCGAGACCTGGGGCATGGACTTCTCCGACCTCAACCTGGTCATCCTGGAGCGGCAGTATCCGCCGGAGATCGAGCTGACGCTCGGCATCCCGGACCACTACTACCTGCACCAGAAGAACCTGATCACCAAGCTGCCCGTGCGCGCCGCGGGCCTGGCCCACCTCAACGTGGAACCGGGCTCCACGGTCTGGGACCTGGGCGCGGGCTGCGGCTCGGTGTCCATCGAGGCGTCCCACCTGGCCCGGCGGGGCCGCGTCTTCGCCGTGGAGCGCCACAAGACCCGCGCGGCCATGATCCGCGAGAACATCCGGCGCACCGGGGCCTGGCTGGTCGAGACCATCCTCGGCGAGATGCCGGACGTGCTGGAGGGATTGCCCGCACCGGACCGGGTCTTCATCGGCGGCGGCCTGGGCGGCGAGTCCAACCGCGATTCCGCCCTGCTGGAGGTGGCCTGCGACCGGCTGGCCGCCCGTGGCCGGATCGTGGCCCACTGCATCCTCCTGGACACGCTGCACGCGGCCAAGGCCCACTTCGACAGACTCGGCTGGCACTTCGGCGTGACTCAGCTCCAGGCCTCGGCCACGGATTCCCTGGCCGGCGACCTGCGCTTCAAGGCGCAGAATCCCGTGTTCGTGCTCTGGGCGGAAAAACCGTAA
- a CDS encoding substrate-binding periplasmic protein — protein sequence MTNEYYPYVSLTGDNPGMLYEVVAAAFREVQVEARIECRPWRRCALMVEDGTAFGAFPYARTPRREAYAWFSDVIGECRNAFFFLKGRMAGFSFTGLDALRPYTLAGTSGHFYEEAFERAGLRVDYAPGEASGVHKVRMMRVDLFAEDEMVGWNLIHRIFPSQAHLFSSSTAWNVNPQHVMVSKRYPEAERLMERFNRGLAAIRENGVYDRIESKYFPR from the coding sequence GTGACCAACGAGTATTATCCCTATGTGTCCCTGACCGGGGACAATCCGGGCATGCTGTACGAGGTGGTGGCCGCTGCCTTCCGGGAGGTGCAGGTCGAGGCCAGGATCGAATGCCGCCCCTGGCGGCGGTGCGCCCTGATGGTCGAGGACGGAACGGCTTTCGGGGCCTTCCCCTATGCCAGGACGCCCCGGCGGGAGGCGTACGCCTGGTTTTCCGACGTCATCGGGGAGTGCCGCAACGCCTTCTTTTTTCTCAAGGGACGGATGGCCGGATTCTCGTTCACCGGCCTGGACGCCCTGCGCCCCTATACCCTTGCCGGGACATCGGGCCATTTCTACGAGGAGGCCTTTGAGCGGGCCGGTCTCAGGGTGGACTACGCTCCGGGCGAGGCCTCGGGCGTGCACAAGGTGCGGATGATGCGTGTGGACCTTTTTGCCGAGGACGAAATGGTGGGTTGGAACCTGATCCACCGCATCTTCCCTTCGCAGGCGCACCTGTTCAGCTCATCAACGGCGTGGAACGTCAACCCCCAGCACGTCATGGTTTCCAAGCGGTATCCGGAGGCAGAGCGGCTCATGGAGCGCTTCAACCGGGGGCTGGCCGCCATCCGCGAGAACGGTGTCTACGACCGTATCGAATCGAAATACTTCCCCCGCTGA